The Sesamum indicum cultivar Zhongzhi No. 13 linkage group LG6, S_indicum_v1.0, whole genome shotgun sequence genome has a segment encoding these proteins:
- the LOC105163002 gene encoding uncharacterized protein LOC105163002 yields MVFLHVLNRGAARRLPNHTSHFFTSFSTGLHQLQKTDGIRFPNFELLPFSSPSYVIKSSLFNTTACESLHEQIDLASVGDKTKDSAGVFREWGCSESDISKIFERRPSLRKMDVQILQSKLEILSHLGIKSTDLVRMVHCRPRFLNCKINVWLHERLEYLEALFRSRQVLVKAIVRNPSLLTYDFHNKVKPVIAIYESMGLSKGDLITVLLSRPTLIPRTTLDDEKIDYIRKTGVSKESKMYKHVVSLFAISRIETIREKVMNMEKYGLLEDEIFGLIGRSPLVLTLSIDKVQRHMTFILGTMRLSANVVLRNPFLLYFNLETVLKPRFQLACKIEDMGIVPQIKGPALLRALRMSDKRFVSAFITCHPENVAEELMTTFKSAKCIRRLAESSKKNLNKGFPF; encoded by the exons ATGGTATTCTTGCACGTCCTTAACAGAGGTGCTGCTCGCCGCTTGCCCAACCACACCTCCCATTTTTTCACTTCTTTCTCTACT GGCCTACATCAACTGCAGAAGACTGATGGTATCCGCTTTCCGAATTTTGAGTTATTGCCCTTCAGTTCACCTTCCTATGTTATAAAGTCTAGCCTTTTCAATACCACAGCTTGTGAAAGTCTACATGAACAGATAGATTTAGCTAGTGTTGGAGACAAAACTAAAGACTCAGCTGGTGTTTTCAGAGAATGGGGTTGTAGTGAGAGTGATATATCCAAGATTTTTGAGCGACGTCCATCTTTACGTAAAATGGACGTTCAGATCCTTCAGTCCAAGCTTGAAATACTTTCTCACTTGGGCATCAAATCCACTGACCTTGTGAGAATGGTACATTGTCGTCCCCGCTTTCTCAACTGCAAAATCAATGTCTGGTTGCATGAACGCCTTGAATATCTTGAGGCATTGTTTAGATCAAGGCAGGTCCTAGTCAAGGCTATTGTACGCAATCCTTCTCTTCTTACCTATGACTTCCACAATAAAGTCAAACCTGTCATTGCCATATACGAATCGATGGGACTTAGCAAAGGGGACCTGATCACTGTGCTTCTGTCTCGGCCCACTTTGATTCCACGAACTACCCTGGATGATGAGAAGATTGATTACATCCGTAAAACTGGAGTCTCAAAGGAATCCAAAATGTATAAACATGTGGTTTCCCTCTTTGCCATATCTCGCATAGAAACCATCCGTGAAAAGGTGATGAACATGGAGAAATATGGGCTTTTGGAGGATGAGATATTTGGTCTTATTGGACGTTCTCCACTTGTTTTGACACTATCCATTGATAAAGTTCAGAGACACATGACTTTTATACTGGGCACAATGAGGTTATCAGCCAATGTGGTACTTCGAAACCCATTCCTGCTATACTTTAATTTGGAAACTGTCTTAAAACCACGTTTCCAGCTGGCATGTAAAATAGAAGATATGGGAATTGTTCCTCAGATTAAGGGACCTGCGTTGTTGAGAGCATTGAGGATGTCGGATAAGCGGTTTGTATCAGCATTTATCACTTGTCACCCTGAGAATGTAGCTGAAGAATTGATGACAACCTTTAAGAGTGCAAAATGTATTAGACGATTAGCAGAGTCCTCGAAGAAGAACTTGAATAAAGGATTTCCTTTCTGA
- the LOC105163003 gene encoding uncharacterized protein LOC105163003 isoform X2 → MSVAAATPVVALVNQRTLCPEKSSLLPLSSQFCANKLRNFTKYYAPRKRGSRYYLTGVKLRRSISPVMEWQDCTVKMEIDLPTSVAYKCYSDREAIPQWMPFISSVKILEDKPDLSRWSLKYKAFGRDIEFSWLARNMQPIPNQKIHWRSLEGLPNRGAVRFFPKGAGSCVVEALQPFLESLLLRGLERFARFAKSYSAESTA, encoded by the exons ATGTCTGTAGCTGCAGCAACCCCGGTGGTAGCTCTAGTTAACCAGCGAACCCTCTGCCCGGAAAAGTCCAGCCTTCTACCGTTATCTTCCCAATTTTGCGCCAACAAGCTCCGGAACTTCACCAAATATTATGCGCCCCGGAAAAGGGGCTCTCGTTATTACCTTACCGGCGTCAAACTCCGACGATCCATCTCTCCTGTCATGGAATGGCAAGATTGCAC TGTAAAGATGGAAATTGATTTGCCCACTTCAGTTGCTTATAAATGTTACTCTGATCGTGAAGCCATTCCTCAGTGGATGCCCTTCATTTCATCTGTAAAG ATTCTAGAGGATAAACCTGACCTATCACGATGGTCACTGAAGTATAAAGCATTTGGACGTGATATAGAATTCTCTTGGCTTGCTCGAAATATGCAG CCTATACCAAACCAGAAAATCCACTGGAGATCTCTTGAGGGTCTTCCGAATAg AGGAGCTGTGAGGTTTTTCCCTAAAGGTGCTGGTTCTTGTGTTGTAGAA GCATTGCAACCTTTTCTGGAAAGCTTGCTGTTACGAGGTTTGGAACGATTTGCAAGATTTGCAAAAAGCTACTCAGCTGAATCAACTGCATAA
- the LOC105163003 gene encoding uncharacterized protein LOC105163003 isoform X1, protein MSVAAATPVVALVNQRTLCPEKSSLLPLSSQFCANKLRNFTKYYAPRKRGSRYYLTGVKLRRSISPVMEWQDCTVKMEIDLPTSVAYKCYSDREAIPQWMPFISSVKILEDKPDLSRWSLKYKAFGRDIEFSWLARNMQPIPNQKIHWRSLEGLPNRGAVRFFPKGAGSCVVELTVSYEVPQLLTPVASALQPFLESLLLRGLERFARFAKSYSAESTA, encoded by the exons ATGTCTGTAGCTGCAGCAACCCCGGTGGTAGCTCTAGTTAACCAGCGAACCCTCTGCCCGGAAAAGTCCAGCCTTCTACCGTTATCTTCCCAATTTTGCGCCAACAAGCTCCGGAACTTCACCAAATATTATGCGCCCCGGAAAAGGGGCTCTCGTTATTACCTTACCGGCGTCAAACTCCGACGATCCATCTCTCCTGTCATGGAATGGCAAGATTGCAC TGTAAAGATGGAAATTGATTTGCCCACTTCAGTTGCTTATAAATGTTACTCTGATCGTGAAGCCATTCCTCAGTGGATGCCCTTCATTTCATCTGTAAAG ATTCTAGAGGATAAACCTGACCTATCACGATGGTCACTGAAGTATAAAGCATTTGGACGTGATATAGAATTCTCTTGGCTTGCTCGAAATATGCAG CCTATACCAAACCAGAAAATCCACTGGAGATCTCTTGAGGGTCTTCCGAATAg AGGAGCTGTGAGGTTTTTCCCTAAAGGTGCTGGTTCTTGTGTTGTAGAA cTTACTGTTTCATATGAAGTTCCTCAACTGCTGACTCCAGTGGCATCT GCATTGCAACCTTTTCTGGAAAGCTTGCTGTTACGAGGTTTGGAACGATTTGCAAGATTTGCAAAAAGCTACTCAGCTGAATCAACTGCATAA
- the LOC105163005 gene encoding probable protein phosphatase 2C 49: MGAAELAQVVVPKTTQTIPFPALDLDVPSSQLDVKPPETPVLQFVPSIRSGSFADIGPRRYMEDEHIRIDDLSAHLGSLITFPQPSAFYGVFDGHGGPEAAAYVRKNAIRFFFEDPKFPQTSQLNDAFLLEVENCLRKGFLLADMALAEDSSVSTSSGTTALTALVIGRLLMVANAGDCRAVLCRKGKAIDMSQDHRPNYASERRRVEELGGFIDDGYLNGVLSVTRALGDWDMKLPRGSSSPLIAEPEFRQIILTEDDEFLIIGCDGIWDVMSSQQAVSLVRRGLRRHDDPEQSAKDLVMEALRLNTFDNLTVIIVCFNSLDPIETSSTRQKRLRCCSLSAEALSSLRSFLDGSSGR; this comes from the exons ATGGGAGCTGCAGAATTAGCTCAAGTGGTTGTCCCAAAGACTACTCAGACCATCCCTTTCCCTGCCTTGGATTTGGATGTGCCCTCTTCTCAACTT GATGTTAAACCTCCAGAAACCCCTGTGCTGCAATTTGTTCCCAGCATTCGTTCTGGTAGTTTTGCTGATATTGGTCCCCGAAGGTACATGGAAGATGAGCACATAAGGATTGATGATCTATCTGCACACTTAGGCTCGCTCATCACTTTTCCTCAACCAAGTGCCTTCTATGGG GTATTTGATGGTCATGGAGGACCTGAAGCAGCAGCCTATGTTAGAAAGAATGCTATCAGATTCTTTTTTGAAGATCCCAAGTTCCCACAAACTTCTCAACTTAATGATGCATTTCTACTAGAGGTTGAGAACTGTCTACGCAAAGGATTTCTTCTAGCAGACATGGCTTTGGCTGAGGACAGCAGTGTCAGCACTTCTTCTGGAACTACTGCTTTGACAGCTCTGGTCATCGgaag GCTTCTAATGGTGGCAAATGCCGGAGACTGCAGAGCAGTTCTCTGCCGGAAAGGCAAGGCCATCGACATGTCTCAAGATCACAGACCGAATTATGCATCGGAGAGGAGGCGTGTTGAGGAGTTGGGTGGGTTCATCGATGATGGTTATCTCAATGGTGTTCTCTCAGTTACTCGGGCTCTAGGAGACTGGGATATGAAGCTACCCCGGGGTTCTTCCTCGCCCCTTATTGCAGAGCCAGAATTTCGACAAATTATTTTGACAGAGGATGACGAATTCCTCATAATTGGATGTGATGGCATCTGGGACGTTATGTCTAGCCAGCAAGCAGTTAGTCTTGTGCGTCGTGGACTGAGACGGCATGATGACCCTGAGCAAAGCGCCAAGGACCTTGTGATGGAGGCGCTCCGGCTCAACACTTTTGACAATCTCACGGTCATCATTGTTTGTTTCAATTCCCTGGATCCCATCGAGACATCTTCAACACGACAAAAAAGACTCAGGTGTTGCAGCCTATCTGCAGAGGCTTTGAGCAGCTTGCGGAGTTTCTTGGACGGAAGCAGCGGCCGCTGa